The Bacillus sp. B-jedd sequence AGGCGGCGACAATTTTGAAGCAGCCATTCAGGTCTGAAAAGAAATATCGAGTAATCAATGCAAGGCTTCTGCGCAATTCGGGCAGAAGCCTTTTTATTCTTTTGCAGAGATTAGGAGTGTATAAGTTGCAATCAATCTTATTATGAAACTTACACGAGGTGAACAATGAAGGATAGAATCATAGAGGTTTTCAACAAGCTTTCCGGTGCTTATGAAAAGTCCGTTGACATAGATAATCTCTATAACGGCGAATACGAACGGCCTGCCATGCTCGCAGAGCTGCCGGAGGATTTAGCAGGAACAAAGATACTGGATGCCGGCTGTGCTGCTGGATGGTATGCGGTGGAGCTTGCCAACCGCGGCGCGAAGGTTGCCGGGATCGATATTAGCCCCGAGATGGTGAGCGCGGCAAAAAGGCGTGCCGGTGATAAGGCTAATATTTTTTGTCATGACTTAACTGAAGCTCTTCCATTTGACGATCAGTCTTTCGATTATGTGGTCAGCTCGCTCGCCCTCCATTACTTGAAAGATTGGTCCTTTACTTTTAGCGAATTTAAACGGATTCTCAAACCTGATGGTATGTTCTTGTTTTCCATCCACCATCCGTTCACTGACATTCAGCTATCTGAGAATCCAAACTACTTTTCAATGGAGCTGATCATAGACCAGTGGCGAAAGGATGGGAAATTGTTCGACGTGCCGTTTTACCGGAGGCCGCTGCAAAACATTTTAAACGAAACGATCGCCTATTTTGCAATCGAAAAAGTAATTGAACCAATTCCCACGGCAAAATTTAAAGAACTGAAGCCAGAATCCTTTGAGAAACTGATGAAGTCGCCGAACTTTTTAATTATCAAAGCAACTTCGAATGTAAAAGGAGCCTAACTAATGAAGAATATTTTCAAAGAAATTGTCTACATCATGCAAAATGACTATGCCGGCTGCGAGGATAAGAAAGGATGGGATAACCCCGAGTTTTTCCTCACAAAAATAGAATCACTCGAAAAAGAGAGCAAGCTGACTGATGAGACGTTTACTGAAGTGGTCGAGGACTATTTAATCGATTTCAACGACCAGCACATCTTTTTTACGAATCTTCGCGCGCAAAAGAGAGGCCAGACGGATGTTGGCTTCCGAGTCCGCCGCTACGAGGACAAGCTATATGTAACTGAAGTTTCCGAGGAAACTAGACTGGAAACCGGGATCGCTTTCAGCAGCCTTGGCGGTCTAAGCATTGCTGAATTATCCAAAAAGCACTCACGCTACCTGAAAGAGTCCCATCCGGAGCGGGAAAACTGGAACAAGATTCTCCAGCGCTATTCCAACGGAGAACTGGAAGACAAGGATGGAACTGCTTCGACTTTTTCATTCAGCCAATTTGAAAAGAAGCCTTATCAGCCCGAATATTCGGTCAAAAACTGGCGGGGGA is a genomic window containing:
- a CDS encoding class I SAM-dependent methyltransferase, yielding MKDRIIEVFNKLSGAYEKSVDIDNLYNGEYERPAMLAELPEDLAGTKILDAGCAAGWYAVELANRGAKVAGIDISPEMVSAAKRRAGDKANIFCHDLTEALPFDDQSFDYVVSSLALHYLKDWSFTFSEFKRILKPDGMFLFSIHHPFTDIQLSENPNYFSMELIIDQWRKDGKLFDVPFYRRPLQNILNETIAYFAIEKVIEPIPTAKFKELKPESFEKLMKSPNFLIIKATSNVKGA